From a region of the Halomonas sp. HL-93 genome:
- the lexA gene encoding transcriptional repressor LexA, protein MSRPLTVRQQNVFDFIVKTMAEFGYPPTRAEIAKALGFRSPNAAEEHLRALERKGVIRIIRNTSRGIRLPNQEPQETLDTQPSATDQATGLPIIGEVAAGSPILAAEHIDRYCPLPADYFTPKADYLLRVRGLSMQNIGILEGDLLAVHRTQHIRDGQIVVARLEDEVTVKRFKREGHHVTLIAENTDFAPIEIDLRSQPLEIEGVGVGVIRGGNGQALG, encoded by the coding sequence ATGTCGCGGCCGTTAACTGTTCGTCAACAAAATGTCTTCGACTTTATTGTCAAAACCATGGCCGAGTTTGGCTATCCGCCTACCCGGGCCGAAATCGCCAAAGCGCTAGGGTTTCGCTCGCCCAATGCGGCAGAAGAGCATTTGCGGGCACTTGAGCGCAAGGGCGTCATACGCATCATCCGCAACACATCCCGCGGTATCCGCTTACCCAACCAAGAGCCCCAGGAGACGCTTGATACCCAACCATCAGCAACGGATCAGGCGACGGGTTTACCTATTATTGGCGAAGTCGCGGCAGGCAGTCCTATCCTGGCCGCCGAGCACATTGACCGCTACTGCCCCTTACCCGCCGACTACTTCACGCCCAAAGCGGACTATTTGTTACGTGTGCGCGGGCTTTCAATGCAAAACATCGGCATTCTGGAAGGCGACCTGCTCGCTGTACACCGTACCCAGCACATTCGGGATGGGCAAATTGTCGTTGCCCGCCTGGAAGATGAAGTGACCGTTAAGCGTTTTAAACGCGAAGGCCATCACGTCACTTTAATCGCGGAAAACACCGACTTTGCCCCGATCGAGATCGACCTACGTAGCCAGCCACTCGAAATCGAAGGTGTGGGCGTCGGCGTTATCCGCGGTGGCAATGGCCAAGCGCTTGGCTAA
- a CDS encoding TetR/AcrR family transcriptional regulator yields the protein MAQSDTVTRILDTAEVLFAERGFAETSLRNITSKARVNLAAVNYHFGSKKALIQAVFARYLDPFSQRFHSALDDLEARYEGRDIPLEVLLETMATTVLTVPAERNSLKVFMRLLGLAYSQAQGHLRRYIQQEYGDVFSRFTDLVRRATPDLPDAERFWRLHFMLGTVIFTLSGLDALRDIAEKDYHQHVTVRDLVRRLRPVVVAAMNAPLPDEKDIENHADTVAH from the coding sequence ATGGCTCAATCGGATACGGTGACGCGCATTCTAGATACTGCGGAAGTGCTCTTTGCAGAGCGTGGTTTTGCCGAGACGTCCTTACGCAATATTACCAGTAAGGCGCGAGTCAACTTGGCCGCGGTGAATTATCACTTTGGCTCTAAAAAAGCGCTTATTCAGGCGGTATTCGCGCGTTATCTGGATCCGTTTTCGCAGCGTTTTCATAGTGCTCTAGACGATCTTGAAGCTCGCTATGAAGGGCGCGATATTCCCCTTGAGGTGCTGCTCGAAACCATGGCGACAACCGTGCTGACGGTGCCCGCTGAGCGCAATAGCCTAAAAGTCTTTATGCGTTTGCTTGGCCTTGCGTACAGCCAAGCCCAGGGCCATTTGCGCCGCTACATTCAGCAAGAATACGGGGATGTCTTTAGCCGATTCACTGATTTAGTGCGCCGCGCCACTCCTGATTTGCCGGACGCCGAGCGCTTTTGGCGGCTACACTTTATGTTAGGTACCGTCATCTTTACGCTTTCGGGACTGGATGCGCTGCGCGATATTGCTGAAAAGGATTACCACCAGCACGTCACGGTGCGCGACTTGGTTCGCCGCCTTCGACCGGTGGTGGTGGCGGCAATGAACGCGCCGCTACCTGACGAGAAAGACATTGAGAATCATGCAGACACCGTCGCTCATTGA